One Desulfallas thermosapovorans DSM 6562 genomic region harbors:
- the trpA gene encoding tryptophan synthase subunit alpha — protein sequence MSRITRAFANRKAFIPFVTGGDPDIETTEKLVLAMAEAGADLIEIGIPFSDPVAEGVVIQEADERALRGGCTTDKLFEMIIQIRQKTDVPLLFMTYLNPIFTYGKEKFLSRCAECGIDGLIVPDMPFEEKDELADVCELHGIDLISMIAPTSQERITMIAKEARGFIYCVSSLGVTGVRSEITTDLGKMVQKVREVTGVPCAIGFGISTPEQAGSMALLADGVIVGSAIVKLVAKFGKDSVEPVLDYVRSMKKGIDDAVKNKS from the coding sequence ATGAGTAGAATTACCAGGGCCTTTGCAAATCGTAAAGCATTCATTCCCTTCGTCACGGGCGGCGATCCCGATATAGAAACCACGGAGAAACTGGTCCTCGCCATGGCGGAAGCGGGCGCTGATCTGATTGAAATTGGTATACCGTTTTCTGACCCGGTTGCGGAAGGCGTCGTTATTCAGGAGGCGGACGAACGCGCGTTGAGGGGCGGCTGCACCACTGATAAACTTTTTGAGATGATCATACAAATTCGTCAAAAAACGGATGTGCCGCTGCTGTTTATGACTTATCTCAACCCTATTTTCACTTACGGGAAGGAAAAGTTTTTAAGCCGGTGTGCCGAATGCGGCATCGACGGCCTCATCGTTCCTGATATGCCGTTTGAAGAAAAAGACGAATTGGCGGATGTCTGTGAGCTCCACGGAATCGATTTAATTTCAATGATCGCCCCCACCTCGCAAGAACGGATAACTATGATCGCCAAAGAAGCCAGGGGGTTCATCTACTGCGTATCTTCCCTTGGCGTAACCGGCGTACGCAGCGAGATTACAACGGACCTTGGCAAAATGGTGCAAAAGGTGCGGGAAGTTACCGGTGTTCCATGTGCCATCGGCTTCGGTATTTCCACACCTGAACAGGCCGGCAGTATGGCCCTGCTGGCCGATGGCGTCATTGTCGGAAGTGCAATTGTAAAGTTGGTGGCAAAATTCGGCAAAGACAGCGTTGAACCCGTTTTAGATTATGTGCGCAGTATGAAAAAAGGCATAGATGATGCCGTTAAAAATAAATCATGA
- a CDS encoding aspartyl-phosphate phosphatase Spo0E family protein — MSREEILLEIEHLRARLYNLIDAGASFDELLQASQMLDNFIVMYHRVAA; from the coding sequence ATGTCTCGGGAGGAAATACTCTTGGAAATAGAACACCTGCGTGCCAGATTGTATAATCTGATCGACGCAGGCGCAAGTTTCGATGAATTGCTTCAAGCAAGTCAGATGCTGGATAATTTTATAGTTATGTACCACAGGGTCGCCGCATAG